From Caldanaerovirga acetigignens, one genomic window encodes:
- a CDS encoding V-type ATP synthase subunit E, with protein sequence MATTIDDKISLFTKVIFEKLENEYGEKKQRLIERYEAEKSAVEAKLKKKLEERISEASRDANVKKDQTVSKAKAEAHFEVLRKREELLERLYDEIREKIRHFLDTPEYLDFLKGALIRVTSRFPRDEKVYYILTPDDFRKHEQEIRSFLQSLKPEGEFEVVIGDSNMLGGVIARSQSGRIEVDLSFETLLRENRARLAQLLFSQLGLEV encoded by the coding sequence ATGGCGACTACTATTGACGACAAAATATCCCTTTTTACGAAAGTCATTTTTGAAAAGCTGGAAAATGAATACGGCGAAAAAAAACAAAGGCTGATAGAACGCTATGAGGCCGAAAAGTCCGCCGTTGAGGCAAAACTAAAGAAAAAATTGGAAGAAAGAATTTCCGAAGCCAGCCGGGATGCAAACGTAAAAAAGGATCAGACGGTTTCAAAAGCAAAGGCCGAAGCTCATTTTGAAGTACTGAGAAAAAGGGAAGAACTCCTTGAGAGGCTCTACGATGAGATAAGAGAGAAAATAAGACATTTCCTGGACACTCCCGAGTATCTGGACTTTTTGAAGGGCGCCCTAATTCGCGTGACGTCCCGTTTCCCAAGGGATGAGAAAGTGTATTACATCCTCACACCTGACGACTTTCGCAAACACGAACAGGAGATAAGGAGTTTCCTGCAGTCCTTGAAACCTGAGGGTGAATTTGAAGTCGTCATCGGTGATAGCAACATGCTCGGCGGGGTCATTGCAAGAAGCCAAAGCGGTCGAATAGAGGTGGACTTATCCTTCGAAACCCTTTTGAGGGAAAATCGCGCAAGACTTGCGCAGCTTTTATTTTCTCAGTTAGGCCTGGAGGTGTGA
- a CDS encoding ATP synthase subunit C produces MYAIVLMAMIISAVTCALGFYFHLDKEKTKKVLRWSITLYAALIAVFLMFVMPAQVKAAGDNSSSSGLAFIAAAISTGLATIGAGYAVGAVGSSALGAVSEDPKILGKTLIYVGLAEGIAIYGLIVSIMILGSL; encoded by the coding sequence ATGTATGCAATAGTTTTGATGGCGATGATCATTTCTGCAGTAACTTGTGCTTTAGGCTTTTACTTCCATCTTGACAAAGAAAAAACAAAAAAAGTGTTAAGGTGGAGCATAACCCTATATGCCGCCCTGATTGCAGTTTTTCTGATGTTCGTAATGCCCGCCCAGGTGAAAGCAGCCGGCGATAATTCTTCTTCCTCAGGCCTCGCATTCATCGCAGCCGCGATTTCTACCGGCCTTGCCACCATCGGCGCGGGCTATGCTGTGGGAGCTGTAGGCTCTTCGGCGCTGGGAGCGGTTTCCGAAGACCCAAAAATCCTCGGGAAAACTCTAATTTACGTGGGCCTTGCCGAAGGAATAGCGATATACGGCCTTATCGTTTCAATAATGATCCTGGGCAGCCTATGA
- a CDS encoding V-type ATP synthase subunit F — protein sequence MKALVLSDNMDTLTGMRLAGIDGKIIHERSELISELNEIYQKKDIGLVIITESLAEKAKDEISLLKLKKGPPIIIEVPDRQGSRRPPDFLTRYIKESVGIKI from the coding sequence ATGAAAGCTCTCGTTTTAAGCGACAACATGGACACTTTAACCGGCATGAGGCTGGCCGGGATTGACGGTAAAATAATACACGAAAGAAGCGAACTTATAAGTGAACTTAACGAGATTTATCAAAAAAAAGATATAGGCCTCGTCATAATAACCGAAAGCCTCGCAGAAAAAGCCAAAGATGAAATAAGTCTATTAAAACTCAAAAAGGGACCCCCCATAATAATCGAGGTCCCCGACAGGCAGGGCAGCCGGCGTCCGCCCGATTTTTTAACGAGGTACATCAAAGAATCGGTCGGAATCAAAATTTGA
- a CDS encoding V-type ATP synthase subunit A, producing the protein MQEGKIIYINGPVVRASGMRGFTMREMVMVGEKKLIGEVIALNKDVATIQVYEETSGVRVGEPVIGTGKPLTVKLGPGIIGNIFDGIERPLSRIYKEGSAFIPPGIGLISLDEEKRWDVEILAKEGDYLNEGEVFAEVAETSMIVHKVMVPPGIKGRVISIKSSGSYTINEVLAVLEDEGKTFELRMCQEWPVREPRPVKKRMAIEKLLVTGQRVIDTFFPLAKGGTAAIPGGFGTGKTITQHQLAKWSDADIIVYIGCGERGNEMTEVLEDFPKLEDPRTGKPLMDRTVLIANTSNMPVAAREASIYTGITIAEYFRDMGYNVALMADSTSRWAEALREIAGRLEEMPAEEGYPAYLGSRLAQFYERAGYFENLSGSEGSITIIGAVSPAGGDFSEPVTQATKRVVGAFIALDKELAHARHFPAINWLLSYSGYVKMLGDWYAQNVADDFLSLRAKMLSLLREENKLMDIVKLVGEDVLPDDQRLVLEIARVLKMAYLQQNAYHKEDSFVPLKRQYKMLKVIEKLYDRASSSIKKGIPLAKVKNEALFNDIIMMKYNLNFEDLSSKVDEYFDKLESMYKEGAQYES; encoded by the coding sequence ATGCAGGAAGGAAAGATAATCTACATCAACGGCCCCGTCGTCAGAGCTTCAGGCATGAGAGGATTTACCATGAGAGAAATGGTCATGGTGGGCGAAAAAAAACTCATCGGCGAGGTCATTGCTCTGAATAAAGATGTGGCTACGATTCAGGTTTACGAAGAAACTTCCGGAGTTCGCGTCGGAGAACCCGTCATAGGCACAGGCAAACCTTTGACGGTAAAGCTAGGTCCCGGAATTATAGGGAATATTTTCGACGGCATAGAAAGACCGCTTTCGCGGATATACAAAGAAGGCTCAGCTTTTATACCTCCCGGCATCGGCCTCATATCCCTGGACGAAGAAAAGCGGTGGGATGTGGAAATTCTCGCAAAAGAGGGAGATTACTTAAATGAGGGCGAGGTATTTGCAGAAGTCGCGGAAACTTCTATGATAGTCCACAAAGTAATGGTTCCTCCGGGGATAAAAGGCAGGGTAATAAGTATAAAATCAAGCGGGAGCTACACCATCAATGAGGTTTTGGCAGTGCTAGAAGATGAGGGTAAAACCTTTGAACTCAGGATGTGCCAGGAGTGGCCGGTGAGGGAACCTCGCCCGGTTAAAAAGAGAATGGCGATTGAAAAACTCCTTGTGACGGGACAGAGGGTAATAGACACCTTTTTCCCGCTGGCCAAGGGAGGAACCGCAGCCATACCTGGAGGGTTCGGGACCGGCAAAACCATTACCCAACACCAGTTGGCAAAGTGGAGCGATGCGGATATCATCGTCTATATCGGCTGCGGTGAACGCGGCAATGAAATGACCGAGGTGCTGGAAGATTTTCCAAAACTTGAAGACCCGAGGACCGGAAAACCCCTCATGGATAGAACCGTGCTCATTGCCAACACCTCTAACATGCCGGTTGCTGCCCGCGAAGCTTCTATATACACAGGCATAACCATTGCCGAATATTTTAGGGATATGGGATATAATGTAGCCTTAATGGCCGACTCCACCTCCCGCTGGGCCGAAGCCCTGCGGGAAATAGCGGGTAGACTGGAAGAAATGCCGGCCGAGGAAGGTTATCCTGCCTATCTTGGGTCAAGGCTCGCTCAGTTTTACGAAAGGGCCGGTTACTTTGAAAATCTAAGCGGCAGCGAAGGGTCGATTACCATCATAGGAGCCGTTTCTCCAGCCGGCGGCGACTTTTCCGAACCCGTCACACAGGCAACGAAGAGGGTTGTCGGAGCATTTATAGCCCTAGACAAGGAACTAGCTCACGCGCGGCATTTCCCGGCTATAAACTGGCTTTTATCTTATAGCGGATATGTAAAGATGCTGGGCGATTGGTACGCTCAAAACGTAGCCGATGACTTTTTGAGCCTCAGGGCGAAAATGCTTAGTCTTCTCCGAGAAGAGAACAAGCTGATGGATATAGTGAAGCTCGTGGGAGAGGACGTTCTTCCCGATGACCAAAGGCTGGTGCTGGAAATAGCAAGGGTTCTTAAAATGGCATATCTGCAGCAGAACGCCTATCACAAAGAAGATTCATTTGTACCCTTAAAGAGGCAGTATAAAATGCTGAAGGTCATCGAAAAACTATACGACAGGGCTTCTTCCTCGATAAAAAAAGGAATCCCCCTAGCAAAAGTGAAAAACGAGGCGCTCTTCAACGATATTATAATGATGAAATACAACCTCAATTTTGAAGACCTTTCCAGTAAAGTCGACGAGTATTTCGATAAGTTGGAAAGCATGTACAAAGAAGGTGCTCAATATGAAAGTTAA
- a CDS encoding V-type ATP synthase subunit B → MKVKYIKLEQVEGPLIVLQDVKEAAYDEIVEIEVPGRGMRMGKVVEISGDKVIIQVFEGTSGISLDKVSVSFTGSPMRIPLSKEILGRIFNGIAKPIDGAGEIYSEKTYDINGRPINPVARLYPRNFIRTGISAIDGLITLIRGQKLPIFSGDGLPHNELAAQIVRQAGISGEESKNFAVVFAAMGIKHDEADFFVRSFEEAGVMDRVVMFLNLADDPVVERIITPRCALTAAEYLAFERGMHVLVIMTDMTSYCDALREISSAREEVPSRKGYPGYMYSDLATLYERAGIIKNSGGSITQIPILTMPNDDITHPIPDLTGYITEGQIVLSRSLYQLGIYPPIDVLPSLSRLMKDGIGAEYTREDHPDLANQIFAAYSRVQEVRALAQVIGEEELSETDKCYMEFGRRFERIFLSQKFDENRSIEKTLDILWELLKVLPRSEITRIDPALVNKYLGK, encoded by the coding sequence ATGAAAGTTAAATATATTAAATTAGAACAAGTTGAAGGACCGCTAATCGTTTTGCAGGACGTAAAAGAGGCAGCCTACGATGAAATAGTAGAGATAGAAGTCCCGGGTAGAGGAATGCGAATGGGGAAGGTAGTTGAGATAAGCGGTGACAAGGTGATCATCCAAGTTTTCGAAGGGACTTCCGGTATTTCCTTGGACAAAGTAAGTGTGAGTTTCACCGGAAGTCCAATGCGCATACCACTTTCAAAAGAGATCCTGGGCCGCATCTTCAACGGCATTGCAAAGCCAATAGACGGCGCAGGAGAAATTTATTCCGAAAAGACCTATGACATCAACGGTCGACCCATCAATCCCGTGGCAAGGTTGTATCCGAGGAATTTCATAAGAACAGGTATTTCTGCCATAGACGGCCTTATCACCCTTATTCGTGGCCAAAAGCTTCCCATATTTTCCGGCGACGGCCTTCCCCATAACGAACTGGCGGCTCAAATAGTCCGCCAGGCCGGTATTTCCGGAGAGGAGTCCAAAAATTTCGCGGTAGTCTTCGCGGCCATGGGTATAAAACACGACGAAGCCGACTTTTTCGTGAGAAGCTTCGAAGAAGCGGGAGTAATGGACAGGGTGGTGATGTTTTTAAATCTGGCCGACGACCCCGTAGTGGAAAGGATTATAACACCGAGGTGTGCCCTTACCGCCGCAGAATACCTGGCCTTTGAGCGGGGTATGCATGTGCTTGTAATAATGACCGATATGACCAGTTATTGCGATGCTCTGAGGGAAATATCATCCGCCCGGGAGGAAGTACCTTCGAGGAAAGGGTACCCGGGTTACATGTATTCGGACCTGGCTACGCTTTACGAAAGAGCCGGGATAATAAAGAATTCGGGAGGCAGCATCACCCAAATACCGATACTTACGATGCCCAATGACGACATAACCCACCCCATTCCGGACCTCACGGGCTATATAACCGAAGGTCAAATCGTGCTTTCAAGGTCCCTGTATCAACTGGGTATCTATCCTCCTATCGATGTCCTGCCTTCCCTTTCCAGGCTTATGAAAGACGGCATCGGTGCCGAGTACACGAGGGAGGACCATCCAGACCTGGCAAACCAAATATTCGCTGCATATTCAAGGGTGCAAGAGGTCAGAGCTCTAGCCCAGGTCATAGGAGAAGAGGAACTTTCTGAAACGGACAAATGCTACATGGAATTCGGCCGGAGGTTCGAAAGGATTTTCCTTTCCCAAAAGTTCGACGAAAACAGGAGCATAGAAAAGACCCTTGACATTTTATGGGAACTATTAAAGGTTCTGCCAAGGTCCGAAATAACGAGAATAGACCCCGCCCTCGTCAACAAATACCTGGGGAAGTGA